A region from the Candidatus Poribacteria bacterium genome encodes:
- a CDS encoding aldolase/citrate lyase family protein — protein MKASLKRGEVLVGTFVLEFGGSAVATLLANAGADFVIADLEHSSFSIETMGRIIRNARGSSLPCIVRVPMLERHFVSRVLDAGATGVMVPRVESREDIEKIKKWTKYAPEGDRGVAFGIGHTDYGDFTKLDTKEYVRNANQEILIIGQIETVQAVENLSDILTTGELDVVFIGPYDLSTSMGISGELDHPLLLDTIKQIIRLAQTHDVPLGCYVNDFESGEQWLSLGVQLIACGNDAFLLTRKFAEEHQKFKNAETSK, from the coding sequence GTGAAAGCATCTTTGAAACGCGGAGAAGTACTCGTTGGAACATTTGTACTTGAGTTCGGTGGCTCCGCGGTTGCAACACTGCTTGCGAATGCCGGTGCAGACTTTGTTATCGCAGACTTAGAGCATAGTTCCTTTTCCATAGAAACCATGGGTCGGATAATTCGGAACGCGCGTGGATCAAGTCTTCCTTGTATTGTCCGTGTCCCTATGCTTGAGCGCCATTTTGTCTCTCGAGTACTTGATGCTGGTGCGACGGGGGTCATGGTTCCACGAGTCGAATCTCGTGAGGATATTGAGAAAATTAAAAAATGGACAAAATACGCGCCCGAAGGTGATCGCGGCGTCGCATTTGGCATCGGACACACCGATTATGGAGATTTCACAAAACTTGATACCAAAGAATACGTCCGCAACGCAAATCAGGAAATCCTCATCATCGGACAGATTGAGACCGTCCAAGCCGTTGAAAACCTGAGTGACATTCTCACCACGGGTGAATTAGATGTAGTGTTTATCGGTCCTTATGATCTATCCACATCTATGGGCATCTCTGGTGAGCTGGACCATCCGCTACTTTTAGACACTATAAAACAAATTATCAGGCTTGCACAGACCCACGATGTGCCTTTGGGGTGTTATGTCAACGACTTTGAGAGCGGTGAACAGTGGCTGAGCCTGGGTGTTCAACTTATTGCATGTGGAAATGATGCGTTTCTCTTAACCCGTAAATTTGCCGAGGAGCATCAGAAATTTAAAAACGCAGAGACTTCAAAATGA
- a CDS encoding hemolysin family protein, whose translation MEVVPLLPYLLSLTGLLVLSGFFSGSETALCALTQVQIERLRLEKGGASAIVNFVDNPRRLFITVLLGNNLVNVSFAILMLWLVKRVLPGYTEVLQFATATAASVLLMLIFGEMTPKSFAIKHAEFFAKIAAPPLWVFSVLISPLRSLLRKIIDFLIPIFGGHSSPTEHLTASDLKEMLDTYQEEALPADEREIVGNILQLRDIEAKEIMVPRTEVIAVPTSNTIQETLKQAKEHGFSRIPVYQEQIDNICGIFYVKDLALWRHAAIDSLTIDAFLEKRNQISETSPSTSLIRESFFVLETRKIGMLLLQLTREKTQMAILQDEYGGVSGIVTTEDIVEQVVGDIVDEHDRDNSPPDFVKHSEEPLLLETSGRMSIRELNQQFELKLSEDDADTIGGYVLGLFGRIPSVGESYTDENGIEFEITTTEGNAITGLFIKMPVTHETKTEV comes from the coding sequence ATGGAAGTTGTTCCACTACTCCCTTATCTGCTCAGTTTAACAGGGTTACTTGTCCTCTCAGGCTTCTTCTCCGGATCTGAGACGGCTTTATGTGCACTTACTCAAGTCCAAATTGAGCGGCTCCGTCTTGAAAAAGGCGGTGCGTCTGCAATTGTCAATTTTGTTGACAACCCACGCAGATTGTTTATTACCGTTTTGCTTGGTAACAACCTTGTCAACGTCTCGTTCGCGATCCTCATGCTATGGCTCGTTAAGCGAGTTCTCCCCGGCTATACAGAGGTTCTCCAATTTGCCACAGCCACAGCCGCCAGTGTCCTCCTTATGCTCATCTTCGGTGAGATGACTCCGAAGAGCTTCGCAATTAAACACGCGGAATTCTTTGCGAAAATAGCAGCACCCCCGCTATGGGTATTTTCTGTTCTTATTTCACCGTTACGTTCTTTACTACGCAAAATCATCGACTTTCTCATCCCAATATTCGGTGGACATTCATCACCTACAGAACACCTCACAGCATCAGATCTTAAAGAAATGCTTGATACTTATCAAGAGGAAGCACTTCCAGCCGATGAACGAGAAATTGTGGGTAATATTCTTCAATTACGCGACATTGAGGCAAAAGAAATTATGGTGCCACGCACTGAAGTCATCGCAGTTCCAACGTCAAATACCATTCAAGAAACACTAAAGCAGGCAAAGGAACATGGATTTTCGCGCATTCCAGTTTATCAAGAGCAAATTGACAATATTTGTGGTATTTTCTACGTTAAAGATTTAGCACTGTGGCGGCACGCCGCAATAGATTCACTTACCATTGATGCCTTCCTTGAAAAACGAAACCAGATTTCCGAGACATCGCCCAGCACCTCTCTCATCCGTGAATCTTTTTTCGTCCTTGAGACTCGTAAAATCGGGATGTTGTTACTACAACTCACACGTGAAAAAACCCAAATGGCGATTCTTCAAGATGAGTACGGCGGTGTTTCAGGAATTGTCACCACCGAAGACATTGTTGAACAGGTCGTCGGGGATATTGTCGACGAACACGACAGAGACAATTCTCCGCCTGATTTTGTCAAACACTCTGAAGAACCGTTGTTACTTGAAACTTCCGGACGAATGAGCATCCGGGAACTCAATCAGCAATTTGAATTAAAACTCAGCGAAGATGATGCTGACACCATTGGCGGCTATGTCCTTGGACTCTTCGGACGAATTC
- a CDS encoding universal stress protein: MIKNILVAIGDTDYEKNAFEYAGQLAVLLGTHLSCVFFQDSQHGGSADVAATVLRRTEAECSLYDFLDYHVEAVAGNPRQMICEKAHSADLVVVGLPEDIRKRRLKLIQNQIDDVLLHITRPIIVVHEQCTLLRKILAVHHGDAYSDHALGLVAEIGELTKAGILGLALSSTQPEAMQIQQQMEAYLKYYDVQADFLTARGFTVTNILENAEENDCDLIALSASHHGRLYELVFQSTTQTVVKLASRAVLVTK, encoded by the coding sequence ATGATAAAAAATATCCTCGTTGCCATCGGCGATACAGATTACGAAAAAAATGCCTTTGAATACGCCGGACAACTGGCGGTGCTTTTGGGAACACACCTGTCGTGTGTTTTCTTTCAAGATAGCCAGCACGGTGGAAGTGCTGATGTCGCAGCGACCGTTCTACGTCGGACAGAAGCGGAATGTTCGCTCTACGATTTTTTGGACTACCACGTTGAGGCTGTTGCTGGCAACCCACGGCAGATGATCTGCGAAAAAGCACACTCCGCTGACCTCGTTGTCGTTGGGCTCCCTGAAGATATAAGAAAACGTCGCCTTAAACTTATTCAGAACCAAATTGACGATGTACTCCTACATATCACAAGACCTATTATTGTAGTGCACGAACAATGCACACTGCTACGGAAGATTCTTGCTGTCCATCACGGGGATGCCTATTCTGACCACGCCTTAGGTCTTGTCGCAGAAATCGGAGAATTGACAAAAGCTGGAATTCTCGGACTTGCCCTTTCAAGCACACAACCGGAAGCAATGCAGATTCAGCAACAGATGGAAGCGTACTTGAAATATTATGACGTTCAAGCCGATTTCCTTACTGCTCGCGGCTTTACAGTAACAAATATCTTGGAGAACGCAGAGGAGAATGACTGTGATCTCATCGCGCTGAGTGCAAGCCACCACGGAAGATTATATGAACTCGTTTTCCAAAGCACTACGCAAACCGTTGTAAAATTAGCAAGTCGTGCAGTCCTCGTGACAAAATAA
- the iolC gene encoding 5-dehydro-2-deoxygluconokinase, whose amino-acid sequence MKTYDILTIGRSSLDLYANDIGAAFPDIESFGAFVGGCPTNISVGVQRLGLQAVLLTAVGEDPVAEFLLKFLRNEGVETRFIPQKPGHRTSAVVLGIEPPDRFPLIYYRDNCADIELTIDDVVAAPIAESRATLISGTGLSKEPSRSATLYAAEQAQALGNRVFLDLDFRADQWHDPRAFGVVMRSALRYIDIAIGTEEEIKAATLTSVSQLTIEHSQISNPTIEGDMAVAIETLLGAGPAALIVKRGIEGADVYLTNGEVIHAEPFPVEVYNTLGAGDAFASGFIYGHLSGWDWEKSARLGNATGAIVVTRHGCANFMPTMLEVDEFVAERGGW is encoded by the coding sequence ATGAAAACCTACGATATCCTCACAATCGGACGAAGTTCTCTGGATCTCTATGCGAATGACATCGGTGCCGCATTTCCAGACATTGAAAGTTTCGGTGCCTTCGTCGGAGGGTGTCCTACGAACATTAGTGTTGGTGTTCAACGACTTGGGCTTCAGGCTGTGCTGTTAACTGCTGTAGGTGAGGATCCTGTCGCGGAGTTCCTACTTAAGTTTTTGAGAAACGAAGGCGTTGAGACTCGGTTTATTCCACAGAAACCTGGACACCGGACAAGTGCCGTCGTGCTGGGCATTGAACCACCAGATCGGTTCCCGTTAATCTATTACCGCGACAACTGCGCCGATATTGAACTCACCATTGATGATGTTGTTGCTGCACCGATTGCTGAAAGCCGAGCGACACTAATATCGGGGACAGGCTTGAGCAAAGAACCAAGCCGTAGTGCGACCCTTTACGCCGCGGAACAAGCACAAGCACTCGGCAATCGCGTCTTCCTCGACCTTGATTTCCGGGCAGATCAGTGGCACGATCCAAGAGCGTTTGGTGTTGTTATGAGGTCTGCCTTACGCTATATTGACATCGCTATCGGCACAGAAGAAGAAATCAAAGCCGCCACGCTTACAAGTGTTTCGCAACTCACAATTGAACACTCCCAAATCTCAAATCCAACGATTGAAGGAGATATGGCAGTTGCTATTGAGACGCTTTTGGGTGCCGGTCCAGCGGCACTCATCGTAAAACGTGGTATTGAAGGTGCAGATGTTTATCTAACAAACGGCGAAGTCATTCACGCCGAGCCGTTTCCAGTTGAGGTCTACAATACGCTCGGTGCTGGAGATGCCTTCGCGAGCGGTTTTATCTACGGTCATCTCAGCGGTTGGGACTGGGAAAAATCTGCCCGTCTTGGCAATGCAACCGGGGCAATTGTCGTAACACGGCATGGGTGTGCCAATTTTATGCCGACAATGCTCGAGGTTGACGAATTTGTCGCTGAACGCGGCGGATGGTAA
- a CDS encoding serine/threonine-protein kinase codes for MQIDQLILGKYRLLEFLNSGGFSSVFRAREEMTNREVAIKALAKTAYPASRMKFLLTEFQAMSKIWGHPNIVSIHTVEPGADDYVAWIVMEYVEGKSLHDLMQEGALSLTDTLNIGLDICSGLKEAHVHKIMHRDIKPQNILLTTEKQAKVADFSIARIFGETTEFAETMAGTRRYMAPEQHYGAYDYRADLYSTALILYQAVTGRFPFSGENKEIDKKKAAGEIEEIHRCPEVLRNFLQKALHRQLEERHQSATEMYEELDRIRQDEYVKQASQLINASVTSNNSRLIEALERYRKTFRLSLPDAERMNQNLFFERRQKEENVKREKLAAEIQRHYTLATRYVENQDYPSALAELHRASRLSTDDQGVAKTVDSLFKKLSTAGTGLPVNPTVEEIAALIRKLPENENAVLREWFEQPPSVPQEEITDVTPIQPRIRASGSYRLVIEEASPEFLLDQVHSDIQYPHENEALHIFRQIQIFEQQGRTRQCHVLYRKLGRFYQKQANNFVKKDDLELVANCYTRARFAYTVAEKQRLARKNAKKGGVYYTRLARQFELQRSWEEAGKSYILAGYNHGYANMPSLVEESHRMATICYFNAAESAHLNGELQTAYDFYMLILAVGEKMSVPTKMVSEAQKLMSEIPVEN; via the coding sequence ATGCAGATTGACCAATTAATCTTAGGTAAATATAGATTGCTTGAGTTTCTCAATTCAGGAGGATTCTCGTCGGTTTTTCGCGCCCGCGAAGAAATGACAAACCGCGAAGTTGCGATTAAAGCCTTAGCTAAAACTGCCTATCCTGCCAGTAGAATGAAGTTTTTGCTAACCGAGTTTCAAGCAATGTCAAAGATTTGGGGACATCCGAATATCGTCTCCATTCATACCGTTGAACCGGGAGCGGACGACTATGTCGCGTGGATAGTGATGGAGTATGTTGAGGGCAAGAGCCTTCACGACCTCATGCAGGAGGGGGCACTCAGTTTAACAGATACACTCAATATCGGTTTAGACATCTGTAGTGGATTAAAAGAAGCGCATGTGCACAAGATTATGCACCGCGACATCAAACCACAGAATATCCTGCTCACAACCGAAAAGCAAGCGAAAGTCGCCGATTTCAGCATCGCTCGCATATTTGGTGAGACTACTGAATTCGCTGAGACCATGGCTGGCACTCGACGGTATATGGCACCCGAACAACACTATGGAGCCTATGATTACCGCGCCGATCTCTATTCCACAGCTTTAATTCTGTATCAAGCCGTAACCGGACGATTTCCTTTTTCGGGCGAAAACAAAGAAATTGATAAAAAGAAAGCAGCTGGGGAAATTGAGGAGATCCATAGGTGCCCGGAAGTCCTCCGTAATTTCTTACAAAAGGCACTCCACCGACAACTCGAGGAGCGTCATCAAAGTGCTACCGAGATGTATGAAGAGTTGGATCGGATCCGCCAGGATGAATATGTCAAGCAGGCTTCGCAGCTTATCAATGCAAGCGTCACTTCCAATAACTCAAGATTAATAGAAGCACTTGAACGATACCGAAAAACGTTCCGCCTTTCACTCCCTGACGCAGAGCGAATGAATCAGAATCTCTTTTTTGAGCGACGCCAGAAAGAGGAGAACGTTAAACGCGAAAAGTTAGCAGCCGAGATCCAAAGGCATTATACGCTTGCCACACGTTACGTCGAAAACCAAGATTACCCGAGCGCATTGGCAGAACTTCACAGAGCAAGTCGCCTTTCTACTGACGATCAAGGTGTAGCCAAAACTGTGGATAGTCTGTTCAAAAAACTTAGTACTGCAGGTACTGGACTTCCAGTAAATCCGACCGTTGAGGAAATTGCCGCGCTCATTCGGAAATTACCGGAGAATGAAAATGCTGTCCTTCGTGAATGGTTTGAGCAGCCACCATCTGTCCCACAAGAAGAAATAACTGATGTAACCCCCATACAACCCCGAATTAGAGCGTCTGGTAGTTATCGACTCGTAATTGAGGAAGCCTCCCCGGAATTCCTACTTGATCAGGTTCATAGCGACATCCAATATCCTCATGAAAATGAAGCACTCCACATCTTCCGGCAGATTCAAATCTTTGAACAACAAGGAAGGACCCGACAGTGCCACGTACTCTATAGAAAGCTCGGCAGGTTCTATCAAAAACAGGCTAACAACTTTGTCAAGAAAGATGACTTAGAACTCGTTGCCAACTGTTATACGCGCGCCCGCTTCGCTTACACAGTCGCTGAGAAACAGCGTCTTGCCAGAAAGAATGCCAAAAAAGGTGGCGTTTATTACACACGCCTTGCACGCCAATTTGAACTACAACGTTCATGGGAAGAAGCCGGAAAATCTTATATCCTTGCCGGGTATAACCACGGCTATGCGAACATGCCATCTCTTGTCGAAGAATCTCACCGAATGGCAACCATTTGCTATTTCAACGCTGCTGAAAGTGCGCACCTCAATGGTGAATTACAAACCGCTTATGATTTCTACATGTTAATCCTTGCGGTCGGTGAAAAGATGTCCGTACCGACAAAAATGGTTAGCGAAGCACAGAAATTGATGTCGGAAATCCCCGTAGAAAATTAG
- the iolD gene encoding 3D-(3,5/4)-trihydroxycyclohexane-1,2-dione acylhydrolase (decyclizing) encodes METRKLTMGQAIVQFLQQQYVERDGNETQFFAGMFGIFGHGNVAGIGQALHQYSDSFRFYQTRNEQSMVHTAAAFAKMSNRLRTFACTTSIGPGATNMITGAAGATINRIPVLLLPGDIFSTRLVAPVLQQLESPSSQDYSVNDCFKPISRYWDRINRPEQIITALPEAMRVLTSQSETGTVTLALPQDVQAEAFDYPAQLFEKRVYTISRPRADAGLFNRAVAWIRESERPLIIAGGGVIYSEATAQLAQFVEQTGIPVGETFAGKGSLSYNHPQNLGAIGATGTPGANITAREADLVIAIGTRLSDFTTASKTAFQNPNVRFININVAEFDAFKHAALPLVADARVALEELAAAVGDYRVDATYAAQIEKYRDEWEEEVDRLYHLGHAPLPSQSEVIGVVNEFSRPEDVMVCAAGSLPGDLHKLWRTRNPKQYHLEYGYSCMGYEIAGGLGIKMADPSRDVYVMVGDGSYLMLAQEIITSIQEGYKLIVVLVNNEGHSSIGGLSRATGAQGFATRFRYRDEESGELEGDFLPVDLAANAASLGAKVIEATTLQSLKAALHEAREAAHTTVVKIDVDYYQGVPRYESWWDVPIAEVSEVDTAQEAYEEYESDKQKERYFL; translated from the coding sequence ATGGAAACACGAAAACTCACGATGGGACAAGCCATCGTCCAATTTCTGCAACAACAATATGTTGAACGAGACGGGAACGAAACCCAATTTTTCGCCGGTATGTTCGGAATCTTTGGTCACGGAAACGTTGCCGGTATCGGGCAAGCATTGCATCAGTATTCCGATTCCTTCCGTTTCTATCAGACCCGGAACGAACAGTCGATGGTGCACACCGCCGCTGCATTTGCCAAGATGAGCAACCGCCTGCGAACCTTTGCCTGCACGACATCTATCGGACCAGGCGCAACAAATATGATTACAGGTGCAGCGGGCGCAACAATTAACCGGATACCGGTCCTCTTGTTACCGGGCGACATTTTCTCCACCCGTTTAGTTGCCCCAGTTTTACAGCAGCTGGAGTCTCCCAGTTCACAAGATTACTCGGTGAACGATTGCTTCAAACCAATCTCACGCTATTGGGATCGGATTAATCGTCCAGAACAGATAATCACTGCACTGCCAGAAGCGATGCGGGTGCTGACATCACAGTCGGAAACAGGGACTGTAACTTTAGCGCTCCCCCAGGACGTACAAGCCGAGGCGTTTGATTATCCCGCACAACTTTTTGAAAAGCGCGTTTATACCATATCTCGCCCTCGTGCTGATGCGGGTTTGTTTAATCGGGCAGTCGCATGGATTCGTGAGAGTGAGCGTCCCTTAATCATCGCCGGTGGTGGCGTTATCTATAGCGAAGCCACAGCGCAACTTGCCCAATTTGTAGAACAAACCGGTATTCCTGTCGGTGAAACCTTCGCTGGAAAAGGTTCACTGTCATACAATCATCCACAGAATCTTGGGGCAATAGGAGCAACTGGAACACCCGGAGCGAACATTACTGCACGGGAGGCGGATTTAGTAATCGCAATCGGCACACGCTTAAGCGACTTCACAACTGCTTCCAAAACTGCTTTCCAAAATCCGAACGTCCGTTTCATCAATATCAACGTTGCTGAGTTCGATGCGTTTAAACATGCGGCTTTGCCTTTGGTCGCAGATGCCCGTGTCGCGCTTGAGGAGCTTGCCGCTGCTGTAGGAGACTACCGCGTTGACGCAACCTATGCCGCGCAAATTGAGAAATATCGGGACGAATGGGAAGAAGAGGTAGATCGACTTTATCACCTTGGACATGCGCCGTTGCCAAGTCAAAGTGAAGTGATTGGCGTGGTGAACGAATTTTCGCGTCCTGAAGATGTTATGGTCTGCGCCGCGGGCAGCCTACCGGGGGACTTGCACAAATTGTGGCGGACCCGTAATCCGAAGCAGTACCACTTGGAATACGGATACTCATGCATGGGCTACGAAATCGCTGGCGGATTAGGTATTAAAATGGCTGATCCGAGTCGTGATGTCTATGTCATGGTGGGCGACGGTTCATATTTGATGTTGGCACAGGAAATCATCACATCAATTCAGGAAGGTTATAAACTAATTGTCGTACTCGTGAACAACGAGGGGCATAGCAGCATCGGTGGATTGTCTCGGGCGACCGGTGCCCAAGGCTTCGCTACCCGCTTTCGTTATCGTGATGAAGAAAGCGGTGAACTTGAAGGCGACTTTTTACCGGTAGATCTCGCTGCGAATGCCGCCAGTCTTGGTGCCAAAGTAATTGAAGCAACAACCTTGCAAAGCTTGAAAGCCGCCCTGCATGAGGCGCGCGAAGCAGCACATACAACCGTTGTGAAGATTGATGTAGACTACTACCAAGGGGTCCCGCGCTACGAATCTTGGTGGGATGTGCCTATCGCGGAAGTCTCCGAAGTGGACACAGCACAGGAGGCGTACGAAGAGTACGAATCGGACAAGCAAAAAGAGCGTTACTTCCTCTAA
- a CDS encoding STAS domain-containing protein, protein MATTIRQKDGVAILEPSGKIMGASVSELREAITSQIDASDAPRILINFDRVNMMDSSGLGTLMGAHVAATRKKGRIGVINVGTNIKNLIVRSRLVSIFEHFDTEDAAISALSNES, encoded by the coding sequence ATGGCAACTACGATTCGTCAGAAAGATGGCGTTGCGATCTTAGAACCGAGTGGAAAAATAATGGGAGCTTCAGTCTCGGAATTACGGGAGGCAATCACTTCACAGATAGATGCTTCCGACGCACCACGCATCCTCATTAATTTTGACCGAGTCAATATGATGGACAGTTCTGGCTTGGGCACTCTGATGGGCGCACATGTCGCTGCAACGCGGAAGAAGGGGCGTATCGGGGTCATCAACGTCGGAACAAACATCAAAAACTTGATAGTCCGTAGTCGACTCGTCAGTATCTTTGAACACTTCGACACCGAGGATGCTGCAATTTCGGCACTATCAAACGAAAGTTAA
- the rlmB gene encoding 23S rRNA (guanosine(2251)-2'-O)-methyltransferase RlmB, producing the protein MSEYIVGRNPVIEYLQHKTQGIEKIWIAEGTTHSRIRRIVAMAEEAGIPVKRCARRELDKLEPSLPHQGVIALVSPTRYNDLASVLAKIESSKHNALLVMLDNIQDPRNLGAILRTAEAVNADAVLIPKNRTADVTATVHKASAGASTHIPIVRVTNVAHTLDMLKNAGIWIAGAATEDASCPYTDADFRVPLCLVLGSEGKGIRRLVKQKCDYLVHLPMLGKIESLNVSVAAGVLLYEVIRQRSEA; encoded by the coding sequence ATGTCTGAATACATTGTTGGTAGAAATCCAGTTATAGAGTACCTACAGCATAAGACTCAAGGGATAGAAAAGATCTGGATTGCCGAAGGCACAACCCATTCCCGCATTCGCCGTATTGTCGCAATGGCAGAAGAAGCAGGTATCCCGGTAAAACGCTGCGCTCGACGCGAGTTGGATAAGCTCGAACCTTCTTTACCACACCAAGGGGTCATCGCTCTCGTCAGCCCGACACGCTATAACGATTTGGCATCAGTCCTCGCGAAAATAGAATCCAGTAAGCACAACGCGTTGTTAGTCATGTTAGATAACATTCAAGACCCAAGGAACCTTGGGGCGATCCTCCGTACCGCCGAGGCTGTGAATGCCGATGCTGTTCTCATCCCAAAGAACCGTACTGCTGATGTTACAGCCACTGTACACAAAGCATCAGCAGGTGCATCTACACATATCCCTATCGTTAGGGTAACAAACGTTGCGCACACCCTGGACATGCTTAAAAACGCTGGTATCTGGATTGCAGGTGCTGCTACCGAGGATGCCTCTTGTCCATATACAGATGCGGATTTTAGGGTGCCGTTGTGCCTCGTTTTAGGAAGTGAAGGTAAAGGCATTCGGCGGTTAGTCAAGCAGAAATGCGACTACCTTGTTCATCTACCGATGTTAGGAAAGATTGAATCCCTCAATGTGTCGGTCGCTGCAGGTGTTCTGCTGTACGAAGTGATCCGACAACGTAGTGAAGCATAA
- a CDS encoding STAS domain-containing protein: MPITVSEKEGIVIFRLSGRIITPGIKEFSETIEEALGADSSPPKLVLDFKEVTGMDSSGLGALMKIYSDIHPRGGQIAVVNVNKHVKNLIVMARLITVFKSFESEDDAVAALLQHP, encoded by the coding sequence ATGCCAATCACCGTGTCTGAGAAGGAAGGGATCGTTATTTTCAGGCTGAGCGGTAGGATTATCACACCGGGTATCAAGGAGTTTTCGGAAACTATAGAGGAAGCACTCGGAGCGGACTCCTCGCCTCCGAAACTGGTACTTGATTTTAAAGAGGTAACTGGGATGGATAGTTCCGGGCTTGGCGCACTCATGAAAATCTATTCCGATATCCACCCGCGTGGGGGGCAGATTGCAGTGGTTAATGTGAACAAGCATGTCAAAAACCTCATTGTCATGGCGCGATTAATCACCGTTTTCAAGAGTTTTGAAAGCGAAGATGATGCTGTTGCTGCTTTGCTGCAGCACCCCTAA
- a CDS encoding JAB domain-containing protein — MYKANPRIKDLPEDERPRERLRKYGPESLRDSDLLALILKSGFKGTTAVQLGEQILTTFEGDLKRMADNRLKQFEKIKGVGEAKAAQIVAAFELGKRLARFHADRDKITSPADVADLMMSKMRYLQKEVVCVLCLDTKGGVTTKGVAGDLGGDLTWGKRLSEGTVFEGTLNASVFHPREIFRFAIEESANSIVLVHNHPSGDPQPSQEDIRATKQLIEAGNQIGIKVLDHIIIGDGIFVSLKEENLI; from the coding sequence ATGTATAAAGCGAACCCTCGAATTAAGGATCTTCCCGAGGATGAACGTCCCCGTGAAAGACTCCGTAAATATGGACCAGAGAGTCTGAGAGACTCCGATCTCTTAGCCCTTATTCTCAAAAGTGGCTTCAAAGGGACAACAGCTGTTCAACTTGGCGAACAGATTCTCACGACGTTTGAAGGTGATTTGAAGCGGATGGCTGATAACAGACTCAAGCAATTTGAGAAAATTAAAGGCGTTGGTGAAGCGAAGGCGGCACAGATCGTCGCGGCGTTTGAACTCGGAAAACGGTTGGCACGTTTTCATGCGGATCGCGACAAGATTACGTCTCCAGCTGATGTTGCAGACCTGATGATGTCTAAAATGCGGTACTTACAGAAAGAAGTCGTTTGTGTTTTGTGCCTTGATACCAAAGGCGGTGTGACAACCAAAGGTGTCGCTGGTGATTTGGGTGGCGATTTGACTTGGGGGAAAAGATTGTCAGAGGGAACAGTTTTTGAAGGTACTCTAAACGCGAGCGTTTTTCACCCACGCGAAATCTTCCGATTCGCGATTGAGGAGTCAGCGAATTCAATCGTTCTTGTTCATAACCACCCATCCGGCGATCCGCAGCCGAGTCAAGAGGACATTCGAGCGACAAAACAGTTGATCGAGGCTGGCAATCAAATTGGGATTAAGGTACTGGATCACATCATCATTGGCGATGGGATTTTTGTTAGTCTGAAAGAGGAAAATCTCATTTGA
- the eda gene encoding bifunctional 4-hydroxy-2-oxoglutarate aldolase/2-dehydro-3-deoxy-phosphogluconate aldolase, whose protein sequence is MTKLEQMQRIEACGIVAIIRANSANELIETAAAIHAGGVNVIEVTMTTPNALQVINDVSSAYGDAVLVGAGSVLDAETARAVMLAGAEFIVSPVTKPDVIDICNRYGKVVIPGAFTPTEILAAWEAGADYVKVFPSSSVGPAYIKDVKAPLPQIPLVPTGGISAENAADFITAGATALGVGSSLVNNQLIAAGEFATLTKRAERLVKEVQRARSANNLA, encoded by the coding sequence ATGACAAAGTTAGAACAAATGCAACGGATTGAAGCGTGTGGTATTGTCGCTATAATTCGTGCCAACAGTGCAAATGAATTGATTGAAACAGCGGCGGCAATCCATGCTGGCGGTGTTAACGTAATTGAAGTGACGATGACGACACCAAATGCGTTACAAGTCATTAACGATGTTTCATCGGCGTATGGAGATGCCGTTCTCGTTGGTGCAGGATCCGTCCTGGATGCAGAAACAGCGCGGGCGGTGATGCTCGCTGGTGCTGAATTCATCGTCAGTCCAGTTACGAAACCAGACGTAATTGATATCTGTAACCGCTACGGCAAAGTTGTTATTCCCGGTGCCTTTACGCCAACAGAAATTTTAGCCGCATGGGAAGCAGGAGCAGATTATGTGAAAGTATTTCCGTCAAGCAGTGTCGGTCCTGCCTATATAAAAGACGTGAAAGCACCACTGCCGCAGATCCCGCTTGTTCCAACGGGTGGCATTAGTGCGGAAAACGCTGCTGATTTCATCACTGCTGGTGCTACTGCTTTGGGCGTTGGAAGTTCGCTTGTTAATAATCAACTCATTGCAGCCGGTGAATTTGCAACGCTCACTAAACGAGCGGAGAGGCTCGTCAAAGAGGTACAACGCGCCCGTTCAGCGAATAATCTGGCTTAA